One Sphingobacteruim zhuxiongii DNA window includes the following coding sequences:
- a CDS encoding cell division protein ZapA has translation MGEISIKINIADRVYPLRVDTEEEEVIRYAAKLINEKIKELQDNYAVRDKQDLLSMCVLQYATGMIKAEKNAQNQDSGLESAVHELDNILTNFFSK, from the coding sequence ATGGGAGAAATTTCCATAAAAATAAATATCGCTGATCGAGTATATCCACTTCGCGTTGATACGGAAGAGGAGGAAGTAATTCGTTATGCAGCGAAATTAATAAACGAAAAAATAAAAGAATTGCAGGATAATTATGCAGTTCGTGATAAGCAAGATTTATTGTCCATGTGTGTACTACAGTATGCGACAGGGATGATTAAAGCTGAGAAAAATGCACAGAATCAAGACTCAGGATTGGAAAGTGCGGTTCATGAACTAGATAATATACTGACAAATTTCTTTTCAAAATAA
- a CDS encoding Cof-type HAD-IIB family hydrolase, translated as MQNPVVKAVFFDIDGTLISFKTHKVPDSTVEAISELQSKGIKTILSTGRSINSIDHVKFLDFDGFITFNGGYCLTKDSEVLYRQAIDSQDIQSVMDYAKEKPLSFSFMSEHEITIHDVTPEIAGMYAHLNLPVPKLVDMDLVDTSSILQTNIFLGPDVEEEFMNQVMPNSLASRWTPLFADVNPKGLSKKVGIDIICKHFGIDISHTMAFGDGGNDISMLKHVELGIAMGNANPEVKEIANYTTDEVDDNGIWNALKKYGLI; from the coding sequence ATGCAAAACCCAGTTGTAAAGGCCGTCTTTTTTGATATCGACGGTACATTAATTAGCTTCAAGACACATAAAGTACCAGACTCAACCGTAGAAGCAATCAGCGAATTGCAAAGCAAAGGGATAAAGACGATTCTATCTACGGGCCGTTCGATAAATAGCATTGACCACGTTAAATTTTTAGACTTCGATGGTTTTATTACTTTCAACGGAGGATATTGTCTTACGAAGGACAGCGAAGTGCTTTATCGTCAAGCAATCGACAGTCAAGATATTCAATCGGTGATGGATTACGCAAAAGAAAAGCCGCTAAGCTTCTCCTTTATGTCGGAACATGAAATCACCATTCATGATGTTACCCCTGAAATCGCAGGAATGTACGCGCATCTAAATCTACCTGTCCCTAAACTAGTCGACATGGACTTGGTTGACACCAGCAGTATTTTACAAACAAACATATTTCTTGGTCCAGATGTGGAAGAAGAATTCATGAATCAAGTAATGCCGAATTCATTAGCTTCACGATGGACTCCACTATTTGCCGATGTGAATCCAAAAGGTTTGAGTAAGAAAGTCGGCATCGACATCATCTGTAAGCATTTTGGAATTGACATAAGTCATACGATGGCTTTTGGAGATGGAGGAAATGATATTAGCATGTTAAAGCATGTAGAACTTGGAATTGCTATGGGAAATGCAAATCCAGAAGTCAAAGAAATTGCGAACTACACGACAGATGAAGTTGATGACAACGG
- the pheT gene encoding phenylalanine--tRNA ligase subunit beta, whose translation MRISYNWLKNFIQIDKTPGELSLILTDIGLEVESLEVEQSIPGGLEGLVVGEVLTCEQHPNADKLKVTTVTVGSGEPLHVVCGAPNVRKGLKVIVAPVGATCHPTNGEPFKITKSKIRGEVSEGMLCGEDEIGLGSSHAGIVELSENAVVGSLVKSYFNMEDDYAYEIGLTPNRADAASHLGVARDLAAYFKIPVNAIDVEGFNECSNSGTSVEVLSSEDAPRYAGVNITGIKVGESPEWLRNKLTAIGIRSINNIVDVTNYILHDLGQPLHAFDADKIAGDKIIVRKAKEGELMVTLDAVERKLSAEDLVIADAEKPMCIAGVFGGANSGVSDSTTSIFLESAYFNPVTVRKTSKRHALKTDSSFRFERGVNPDITVLALKKAAKLIAEVSGGQVSSTIVDLYPEPIMPFEFAISYRNIQRIIGKAIPSETIRDIIVNLGIGIQNETAEGFDVIVPPYKVDVTREVDVVEEVLRIYGYNNIELNTQIKASLNTSEKPDREVVLNQIADLLISNGYREILSNSLTKADYLENPETAVKLLNPLSSDLDSMRQNLLFSSLTAIGYNQKRKNGDLKLFELGKSYNTDGDWYAEKQIFSLAIAGNEEPEQWNAKSESVSFYNLKSAVDLIVKRLKIEGLRIEDYEGSYFDFGLTYRKGEKALVSFGAVSKSNLKKADVEGVVYFAQFDWDLLLKVIKKNKITFKEVSKFPSVRRDLALLLDESITFEQLRLIALKTEKKLLKEVGIFDVYKGDKLPSGKKSYALSFVLLDEDKTLTDKQIDGVIQKLIVNFDKEVGATVR comes from the coding sequence ATGAGAATTTCATATAATTGGTTAAAAAATTTTATTCAGATAGATAAAACCCCCGGAGAGTTATCGTTGATTCTTACTGATATTGGTTTGGAAGTTGAATCATTAGAGGTAGAACAAAGTATCCCTGGAGGTTTAGAAGGTTTAGTAGTAGGTGAGGTTCTAACTTGTGAACAACATCCGAATGCTGATAAACTAAAGGTTACGACGGTTACCGTTGGTTCTGGGGAACCTTTACACGTTGTCTGTGGGGCGCCAAATGTTAGAAAAGGATTAAAAGTAATTGTTGCTCCTGTAGGTGCGACATGTCATCCAACTAACGGAGAGCCTTTTAAAATCACTAAATCAAAAATTCGTGGAGAAGTCTCGGAAGGAATGTTATGTGGTGAGGATGAGATTGGTCTAGGTAGTTCTCATGCAGGTATTGTTGAGCTTTCTGAAAATGCCGTTGTTGGTTCTCTAGTAAAATCGTATTTCAATATGGAAGACGATTATGCTTATGAAATAGGACTTACGCCTAACCGTGCAGACGCTGCGTCTCACTTGGGGGTAGCGCGCGATTTAGCTGCATATTTCAAAATCCCAGTAAACGCGATTGATGTAGAAGGCTTTAACGAATGTTCAAATTCAGGAACTTCTGTTGAAGTACTTTCAAGCGAAGATGCACCCAGATATGCTGGTGTCAATATAACCGGAATTAAAGTTGGTGAGTCTCCAGAATGGTTGAGAAATAAATTGACGGCAATTGGAATTCGCTCAATTAATAATATTGTCGATGTTACGAATTATATTCTGCATGATTTAGGACAACCTTTACATGCGTTCGATGCCGATAAAATCGCGGGCGATAAAATTATCGTGCGTAAGGCAAAAGAAGGAGAGTTAATGGTGACATTGGATGCTGTAGAGCGTAAATTGTCTGCTGAAGATTTAGTTATCGCGGATGCTGAAAAGCCGATGTGTATAGCCGGAGTCTTCGGTGGTGCAAATTCGGGAGTGTCTGATTCGACAACTTCGATTTTCCTTGAATCTGCGTATTTCAACCCGGTTACTGTTCGGAAAACATCAAAAAGACATGCGTTAAAAACCGATTCATCTTTCCGTTTTGAACGTGGTGTTAATCCTGATATTACAGTTTTAGCATTAAAGAAAGCAGCAAAATTAATCGCTGAGGTTTCGGGAGGCCAAGTTTCATCGACGATTGTTGATCTTTATCCTGAACCGATCATGCCTTTCGAATTTGCGATAAGCTATCGCAATATTCAACGCATAATCGGAAAAGCAATTCCTAGTGAAACGATTCGTGATATCATTGTTAATTTGGGTATTGGGATTCAGAACGAAACAGCTGAAGGGTTTGATGTGATCGTACCTCCCTACAAAGTTGATGTGACTAGAGAAGTGGATGTTGTAGAGGAAGTATTGCGTATTTATGGCTATAATAATATTGAACTAAACACGCAAATTAAAGCTTCATTAAATACTTCGGAAAAGCCTGATAGAGAAGTTGTTTTGAACCAAATTGCTGATTTGTTGATTAGCAATGGCTATCGGGAAATTTTATCTAATTCGTTGACAAAGGCGGATTATTTAGAAAATCCAGAAACAGCTGTAAAGCTTTTGAATCCTTTAAGTAGCGATTTGGACAGTATGCGTCAAAACTTATTGTTTTCTTCATTGACTGCAATCGGTTATAATCAAAAGCGTAAAAATGGTGATTTGAAATTATTTGAGCTTGGTAAGTCTTATAATACAGATGGCGATTGGTATGCTGAAAAGCAAATATTTTCACTTGCTATTGCTGGAAACGAAGAACCTGAGCAATGGAATGCGAAATCAGAATCCGTAAGTTTCTACAATCTTAAATCGGCAGTAGATTTGATTGTAAAACGTTTAAAAATAGAAGGTCTTCGCATTGAAGATTATGAAGGAAGCTATTTCGACTTTGGATTAACCTATCGCAAAGGGGAGAAGGCACTTGTTTCATTTGGTGCTGTTTCTAAATCGAATTTAAAGAAAGCTGATGTGGAGGGCGTTGTATACTTTGCTCAGTTTGATTGGGATTTACTTTTGAAGGTGATCAAAAAGAACAAAATTACATTTAAGGAAGTTTCCAAATTCCCTTCTGTTCGTAGAGATTTAGCATTATTGTTAGACGAATCTATCACTTTTGAACAGTTGAGATTAATCGCTCTGAAGACGGAGAAAAAACTATTAAAAGAGGTAGGAATTTTTGATGTTTACAAAGGCGATAAGCTGCCTTCAGGTAAAAAATCTTATGCATTAAGTTTCGTCTTATTGGATGAGGATAAAACGCTAACCGATAAACAAATTGATGGCGTAATTCAAAAATTAATTGTTAACTTTGATAAAGAGGTTGGTGCAACGGTGCGTTAA
- a CDS encoding class I SAM-dependent methyltransferase: MAIYQDFIELLKESIKDRKLVKLTLSQYRGQEIGLKNLYVKLVEIKRELKMSFVYRYETRDITKNFSLREGFDVLVEAVHFKGFRSVVLQSIDEQLEMQMNKKAEWAGSKKVLSESKELNLNHDKQKERKLQDASKSYLHDLKLTDSAGQVYKNAQDKWKQINHYIEILSSSLNNLPNDQSLRIVDMGAGKGYLTFALYDYLQSTLKRDVSVVGVEFRQDLVELCNRIAERAGFQQLHFEEGTIENYQANKKIDVLIALHACDTATDDAIYKGIQDEASLIVVAPCCHKQVRRELERVKVKNDLDFMTQYGVFMERHAEMLTDSIRALILNYYGYETKVMQFISDQHTPKNVMIVAERKTVSTEQQLIILEKLARLKDYYGLGYQHLERLCQLNAEVSK; encoded by the coding sequence ATGGCTATATATCAGGATTTCATTGAACTTCTAAAAGAAAGTATTAAAGACCGCAAGCTCGTCAAATTGACACTAAGTCAATATAGAGGTCAAGAAATCGGGTTGAAAAATTTATACGTTAAGTTAGTTGAGATAAAGCGAGAATTGAAAATGTCTTTTGTTTATCGCTACGAGACTCGAGATATAACAAAGAATTTCAGTCTAAGAGAAGGTTTTGATGTATTGGTCGAAGCGGTTCATTTTAAGGGGTTTCGCTCAGTAGTTTTGCAATCGATCGATGAACAACTGGAAATGCAGATGAACAAAAAAGCAGAGTGGGCTGGTAGTAAGAAAGTTTTGTCGGAAAGTAAGGAGTTGAATCTTAATCACGATAAACAAAAGGAGCGTAAGCTTCAAGACGCGTCGAAATCATATTTACATGATTTAAAATTGACGGATAGTGCGGGTCAAGTTTATAAGAATGCGCAAGATAAGTGGAAGCAAATAAATCATTATATCGAGATTTTGAGTAGTTCGTTGAATAATCTTCCGAATGACCAATCTCTTCGAATAGTAGATATGGGTGCAGGGAAGGGTTATTTAACCTTTGCATTATATGACTACTTGCAATCTACCTTAAAAAGGGATGTGTCAGTTGTTGGAGTGGAGTTTCGACAAGACCTAGTTGAATTGTGTAATCGTATTGCAGAACGAGCAGGATTTCAGCAATTGCATTTCGAGGAGGGTACAATCGAGAATTATCAGGCGAACAAAAAGATTGATGTACTAATTGCTTTACACGCTTGTGATACAGCGACAGATGACGCTATCTATAAAGGTATTCAGGATGAAGCTTCGTTAATTGTTGTAGCGCCTTGTTGCCACAAACAAGTTCGACGAGAGTTGGAACGTGTGAAGGTGAAAAATGATCTAGACTTTATGACGCAATATGGTGTTTTTATGGAACGTCATGCAGAAATGCTTACTGACAGTATCAGGGCATTGATTCTAAACTATTATGGATACGAGACGAAAGTAATGCAATTCATATCAGATCAACATACACCGAAAAATGTCATGATAGTTGCGGAAAGAAAGACGGTAAGTACCGAACAACAGCTTATTATCCTTGAAAAGCTTGCTCGATTAAAAGATTACTATGGTCTTGGATACCAACATTTGGAGCGTCTTTGCCAACTGAATGCAGAGGTGTCGAAATAA